One Sphingobium sp. CAP-1 genomic region harbors:
- a CDS encoding TonB-dependent receptor, with the protein MNSCVSRISKRHGILLLAGVAPSALLFPVLAIAQTAEQSADQGGQVGMAEIIVTANRREERGQDVPISITALSPQRLEQQGVNKEQDLQASVPSLVVGPNGQGSRDSNSFTIRGQGATFQASPGVVVYMNEVPLPAGITLSQQGGPGNFIDLENMQVLSGPQGTLFGRNTTGGAVLLVPKKPNDEFGGWIKGEYGNYDRKYVEGAVNLPVNDKLAIRVVGAYHDRDGYTHDVVWNKDRDNEHWYSGRIGILFKPTETISNYLMAYGSYSKNNGAGLINKGFNTAAMAGIGICGDYPVAFVGGYSCDVYRATTAQADAWGPRKTGFSTDTFAKTETWGISNTTDIELSDALTLRNIVSYQKMKVGYRYDGDATVLQQHDVDPGVLPAPGVVTLPGTSIPVTYSYPTLASELPRDNFRVWSEELQLQGKMLDGHLDWTIGGFYFDQRPDGLQGSRANVYCIGLMTGQCEPSVAQYGTSTVSKALYGQATLNLGAVSPSLEGVRLTGGYRQTWDHVYGFATQYNFNAALPAGTVVCGKDSALVVPVGTALDSCAFNGSQRWSEPSWTVGLDYKVMSNVLLYGKVSHSYKAGGFNPYAVFFGLNGDPDTRTFDPEKVTTYEIGMKSDFRLGSVPFRFNVAGYSTDYKGIQRATGDYNAATNAGGARTLNGDARIKGVELEASMRPFPGLEIGGNFSYTDASYKKYQYISGGGTIACNGVVAPGGVADASCLPFQYVAPYIWSAHISAEQPLGDDIGTLAFYANYSHTSRQYTEAVNLPQNQPGAYLEAFGLLNASLDWRKVGGSGFDLSLFATNLANKLYRISNADVYQSGALLYWATLYGEPRMYGLRVKYTFGGG; encoded by the coding sequence ATGAATTCTTGCGTTTCGCGGATTTCCAAACGGCATGGCATTCTGCTTCTGGCGGGTGTCGCCCCTTCAGCCCTGTTGTTCCCCGTCCTCGCCATCGCCCAGACGGCAGAGCAGAGCGCCGATCAGGGCGGCCAGGTGGGAATGGCGGAAATCATCGTCACCGCCAACCGACGCGAGGAGCGAGGGCAGGACGTTCCGATTTCGATCACGGCGCTGTCGCCCCAGCGACTGGAGCAGCAGGGGGTCAACAAGGAACAGGATCTTCAGGCCAGCGTGCCGTCGCTGGTGGTCGGGCCTAATGGTCAGGGATCGCGCGATTCCAACTCCTTCACCATTCGCGGCCAGGGCGCGACTTTCCAGGCTTCGCCGGGTGTGGTGGTCTATATGAACGAGGTGCCGTTGCCGGCCGGCATTACGCTCAGCCAGCAGGGTGGGCCGGGGAACTTCATCGACCTTGAAAATATGCAGGTATTGTCCGGGCCGCAGGGCACACTGTTCGGTCGCAACACGACGGGCGGCGCGGTGCTTTTGGTGCCCAAGAAGCCGAATGATGAATTCGGCGGCTGGATCAAGGGTGAATATGGCAATTACGACCGCAAATATGTCGAAGGCGCGGTCAACCTGCCCGTCAATGACAAACTCGCCATTCGGGTCGTCGGCGCCTATCATGATCGTGACGGCTACACCCACGATGTCGTGTGGAACAAGGATCGCGACAACGAGCATTGGTATTCGGGGCGTATTGGCATCCTCTTCAAGCCGACCGAAACCATTAGCAATTATCTGATGGCCTACGGCTCCTATTCGAAGAATAATGGTGCCGGCCTGATCAACAAGGGCTTCAACACCGCGGCCATGGCCGGGATTGGCATTTGCGGCGACTATCCCGTGGCTTTTGTCGGCGGCTATTCCTGTGACGTGTATCGCGCAACAACGGCGCAGGCCGACGCCTGGGGGCCGCGCAAGACCGGCTTTTCGACCGACACCTTCGCCAAGACTGAAACCTGGGGCATCAGCAACACTACCGATATCGAATTGTCCGACGCGCTGACGTTGCGCAATATCGTCAGCTATCAGAAGATGAAGGTCGGCTATCGCTATGATGGCGACGCGACCGTGTTGCAGCAGCATGATGTCGATCCCGGCGTCCTGCCCGCTCCGGGCGTTGTGACGCTGCCGGGCACGTCGATTCCGGTCACATACAGCTATCCCACTCTGGCGAGCGAATTGCCGCGTGATAATTTCCGCGTCTGGTCGGAAGAATTGCAGTTGCAGGGCAAGATGCTGGACGGGCATCTCGACTGGACCATCGGCGGCTTCTATTTCGATCAGCGCCCCGATGGATTGCAGGGGTCGCGCGCGAATGTCTATTGCATCGGCCTGATGACTGGCCAGTGCGAACCCAGCGTCGCGCAATATGGCACAAGCACTGTGTCCAAGGCGCTTTACGGCCAGGCGACACTGAATCTGGGGGCGGTTTCGCCGTCGTTGGAAGGGGTCAGGCTGACCGGCGGCTATCGCCAGACCTGGGATCATGTCTATGGCTTTGCGACCCAGTATAATTTCAACGCGGCCCTTCCCGCCGGCACCGTAGTCTGCGGCAAGGACAGCGCCCTGGTGGTGCCGGTCGGCACGGCGCTCGATAGCTGTGCCTTTAACGGTTCGCAACGGTGGAGCGAGCCATCCTGGACGGTGGGCCTCGATTACAAGGTGATGTCCAACGTCCTGCTCTATGGAAAGGTCAGCCACAGCTACAAGGCGGGCGGTTTCAACCCCTATGCCGTGTTCTTCGGTCTGAATGGCGATCCCGATACCCGCACCTTCGATCCCGAAAAGGTCACGACCTATGAAATCGGCATGAAATCCGATTTCCGCCTGGGATCGGTGCCGTTCCGCTTCAACGTGGCGGGCTATTCGACCGACTATAAGGGCATTCAGCGCGCGACCGGCGACTATAATGCCGCCACCAATGCGGGCGGTGCGCGGACGCTCAATGGCGACGCCCGGATCAAGGGCGTCGAACTGGAAGCCTCGATGCGGCCATTCCCTGGCCTCGAAATTGGCGGTAATTTCAGCTACACTGACGCCAGCTACAAGAAATATCAGTATATTTCCGGCGGTGGCACGATCGCCTGTAACGGGGTTGTCGCGCCGGGCGGGGTGGCGGACGCCTCCTGTCTGCCCTTCCAATATGTTGCGCCCTATATCTGGAGCGCACATATCTCGGCGGAGCAGCCGTTGGGAGACGATATCGGCACACTGGCTTTCTATGCCAACTATTCGCACACGTCGCGTCAATATACCGAGGCGGTCAACCTGCCTCAGAACCAGCCCGGCGCTTATCTGGAAGCCTTTGGTCTGCTCAACGCCTCGCTCGACTGGCGCAAGGTTGGAGGATCGGGATTCGACCTCAGCCTGTTCGCAACCAATCTGGCCAACAAACTCTACCGGATCTCGAACGCCGATGTCTATCAGTCGGGCGCTCTGCTCTACTGGGCGACGCTCTATGGCGAACCACGCATGTATGGTCTGCGCGTCAAATATACCTTCGGCGGCGGTTGA
- a CDS encoding SDR family NAD(P)-dependent oxidoreductase translates to MRLQGKVAVVTGAASGIGLAVAQRLADEGAQVVIGDRNVAGVEAAAMSIGQAATAMALDVADESSARAIIDRAVSLHGGLDIVCNIAGVLDFGRFEDVDRGRWDRVIAVNLTGVYHMCHAAMPHLIERRGNIVNMASAAGLVGVPYNSAYSASKHGVVGLTRALALEFSKEGVRINAVCPGGVKTPMVQQTPPDNIDWQMVMRSASWLDGGEMAEPADIADAVAFLASSEARRITGATFTVDGGQTAG, encoded by the coding sequence ATGCGCTTGCAGGGCAAGGTCGCGGTTGTGACGGGCGCGGCGTCCGGGATAGGCTTGGCGGTGGCGCAACGGCTCGCAGACGAAGGGGCGCAGGTCGTGATCGGCGATCGCAATGTCGCAGGCGTCGAGGCAGCGGCCATGAGCATCGGCCAGGCCGCAACCGCCATGGCGCTGGATGTCGCCGACGAAAGCTCCGCCCGCGCAATCATCGATCGTGCGGTCAGCCTGCATGGCGGGCTGGACATAGTGTGCAATATTGCAGGCGTTCTGGACTTCGGCCGTTTCGAGGATGTCGATCGCGGTCGATGGGACCGGGTGATCGCCGTCAACCTGACCGGCGTCTATCATATGTGCCACGCGGCCATGCCGCATCTGATCGAACGACGCGGCAATATCGTCAACATGGCGTCGGCGGCGGGACTGGTCGGCGTCCCCTATAATTCAGCCTATTCGGCGTCCAAACATGGCGTTGTCGGCCTGACGCGGGCGCTGGCGCTGGAATTTTCCAAGGAGGGCGTCCGCATCAACGCCGTGTGCCCCGGCGGCGTGAAAACGCCCATGGTGCAACAGACGCCGCCGGACAATATCGACTGGCAGATGGTGATGCGTTCGGCTTCCTGGCTGGACGGCGGCGAGATGGCCGAACCGGCGGACATTGCCGACGCCGTCGCCTTTCTCGCTTCTTCCGAAGCGAGGCGGATTACGGGCGCAACCTTCACCGTCGATGGAGGCCAGACGGCAGGCTGA
- a CDS encoding nuclear transport factor 2 family protein: MLSLQEISDRLEIEDLLARYSYAIDDRNWAALDDVFTPDATIDYSETGGAKGGLAEIKAWLPVAMERFPRYQHMVATMKLDLNGDRARSRTMLFNPMVYKRDDGEEQVFFIGLWYRDQLVRTEKGWRISERYEEMGYAHNVPAMPPVPSIAEMTAS; this comes from the coding sequence ATGTTGTCGCTTCAGGAAATTTCCGATCGGCTGGAGATAGAGGATCTTCTGGCGCGCTACAGCTATGCGATCGACGACAGGAACTGGGCCGCGCTTGACGATGTGTTCACCCCGGATGCGACGATCGACTATAGCGAAACGGGCGGGGCCAAAGGCGGCCTGGCGGAAATCAAGGCCTGGCTTCCGGTCGCGATGGAGCGTTTCCCGCGATATCAGCACATGGTCGCGACGATGAAACTGGACCTGAATGGCGATCGCGCGCGCAGCCGCACGATGTTGTTCAATCCCATGGTCTACAAAAGGGATGACGGGGAGGAGCAGGTGTTCTTCATCGGCCTGTGGTATCGCGATCAGCTTGTCCGCACGGAAAAGGGATGGCGCATATCCGAGCGCTATGAGGAAATGGGCTATGCCCATAATGTGCCCGCCATGCCGCCGGTTCCGTCGATCGCGGAAATGACGGCGTCATGA
- a CDS encoding MFS transporter yields the protein MNAGAFGGEAAGAGAATHPGRARFMVFRAFLAQNVAVGCAFGGFGIAVLPLEAQFGASRGTVTLAVALSVLVMGLVSPLVASLIGRIGLRWTMTIGTLLSAAGYALLAVAPTMTVVLALYALPIGIGLAMFGPFPASVLASNWFAKNPGPALGVANVPLFVAVLPIVGMTLIRDHGLAFFYLVLAGLHLVILPFILGVSDGPAGRTMSHGGHGQGGQAMLPARSILRRPVFWAMCIGAGYLNAAGITGVSHLVPFAAERGVVGDEAALLLSIMGGAAVLGSLLVGILCGRLGAARTLALIAGALCLSWFILLSTTEFALMALATLLSGAGGAGVFPAVNMLSARLFGQASLPRVVGLFGLLTLPLTFCLPPLAGVLHDAVGGYGPVVAVIIGGAGLVILLFLSLSMKRGASDGAAVQGAPA from the coding sequence ATGAACGCAGGAGCCTTTGGTGGCGAAGCGGCCGGTGCCGGTGCGGCGACGCATCCCGGACGGGCGCGCTTCATGGTGTTTCGCGCCTTTCTGGCGCAGAATGTCGCGGTTGGATGCGCCTTTGGCGGCTTTGGCATTGCGGTTCTGCCGCTTGAGGCGCAATTCGGCGCCAGTCGGGGAACCGTAACGCTGGCGGTGGCGCTGAGTGTGCTGGTCATGGGGCTGGTCAGCCCGCTGGTCGCCAGCCTGATCGGCCGGATCGGGTTGCGCTGGACGATGACGATTGGCACGCTGCTGTCCGCGGCAGGCTACGCCCTGCTGGCGGTGGCCCCTACTATGACGGTTGTGCTGGCGCTCTATGCCCTGCCGATCGGGATTGGTCTGGCCATGTTCGGTCCATTTCCGGCCAGTGTGCTGGCGAGCAACTGGTTTGCCAAGAATCCGGGGCCGGCGCTTGGCGTGGCGAATGTGCCATTATTTGTGGCGGTGCTGCCGATCGTCGGCATGACGCTGATCCGTGATCATGGCCTTGCCTTCTTCTATCTGGTGCTGGCGGGCCTGCATCTGGTGATCCTGCCCTTCATTCTGGGTGTGTCGGACGGCCCTGCCGGCCGGACCATGTCCCATGGCGGCCATGGCCAGGGCGGGCAGGCAATGCTTCCGGCACGATCCATTCTACGCCGTCCGGTTTTCTGGGCGATGTGCATCGGCGCGGGTTATCTGAACGCGGCGGGCATCACCGGCGTATCGCATCTGGTGCCCTTTGCCGCCGAGCGTGGTGTTGTTGGCGATGAAGCCGCCTTGCTGCTCTCTATCATGGGGGGAGCGGCGGTGCTTGGATCGTTGCTGGTCGGGATTTTGTGCGGACGGCTGGGGGCGGCCCGTACGCTTGCGCTGATCGCTGGGGCGCTGTGCCTCAGTTGGTTCATCCTGCTTTCCACGACGGAGTTCGCGCTGATGGCGCTGGCGACCCTGTTGAGCGGGGCGGGCGGTGCCGGCGTGTTCCCGGCGGTCAACATGCTGTCGGCGCGCCTGTTCGGGCAGGCATCGTTGCCGCGCGTGGTGGGGCTGTTTGGCCTGTTGACCTTGCCGTTGACCTTCTGCCTGCCACCACTTGCGGGCGTATTGCACGATGCGGTTGGCGGCTATGGTCCGGTCGTCGCAGTCATCATCGGCGGGGCGGGACTGGTGATCCTGCTGTTCCTGTCGTTGTCCATGAAGCGCGGCGCCAGCGACGGTGCAGCGGTGCAAGGCGCGCCGGCATGA
- a CDS encoding carboxymuconolactone decarboxylase family protein, which translates to MIRIDIPNEHAANPYGYAAQAHGRQLMASADAFSKAVYQHSILSLREFEGARSRIAQINGCIVCQQFRAARDAPSMFAATGVRPDHLVCDNGPAPDEAFYAAVSQWRISPLFSPRERIAIEFAERFAEEPKMIADDEDFWERAHALFSDTEIVDLAHSVAAWIGLGRVAHVLGFDSVCLPFAEAAQ; encoded by the coding sequence ATGATCCGTATCGACATTCCGAACGAACACGCCGCCAATCCCTATGGCTATGCCGCACAGGCGCATGGCCGCCAGTTGATGGCGAGCGCCGACGCTTTTTCCAAGGCGGTCTATCAGCACAGCATCCTCTCGCTTCGCGAGTTTGAGGGCGCGCGGTCGCGCATTGCGCAGATCAACGGCTGTATCGTGTGCCAGCAATTCCGGGCAGCCCGTGATGCCCCCTCCATGTTCGCCGCAACCGGCGTGCGGCCCGATCATCTGGTCTGCGATAATGGACCGGCACCGGACGAGGCCTTTTATGCAGCGGTCAGCCAGTGGCGCATCTCGCCCCTGTTCAGCCCGCGTGAACGGATTGCCATCGAATTTGCCGAACGGTTTGCCGAAGAACCCAAGATGATCGCCGATGATGAGGATTTCTGGGAGCGGGCCCATGCGCTGTTCTCGGATACGGAGATTGTCGATCTGGCGCACAGCGTGGCGGCATGGATCGGGCTAGGGCGGGTGGCCCATGTGCTGGGCTTTGACAGCGTGTGCCTGCCCTTTGCCGAAGCGGCGCAATAG
- a CDS encoding SDR family NAD(P)-dependent oxidoreductase yields the protein MVEGRLAGRAALITGAADGIGLGMARRFAREGAAILVVDFDADNGMAAVEQLQELGATAAFFRADVTNKADVSGSVAACVDRFGSIDILVNNAYRGSGPGRIEAKPDDLFASAMDMCLYAAKWSMEAAFPHMRARHWGRIINIASLNGVNAHMGTAEYNAGKEALRAYTRTAAREWAGYGICANIICPAAASASYRRFREMAPDVAAATAAANPMGRMGDPEADIGGVALFLASEDARYLTGNTLFVDGGGHINGVPWVPDLGPDG from the coding sequence ATGGTTGAAGGCAGGCTGGCAGGCCGGGCGGCGCTGATCACCGGGGCCGCCGATGGCATCGGGCTGGGCATGGCGCGGCGCTTCGCACGAGAGGGCGCCGCTATTCTGGTGGTCGATTTCGATGCCGACAATGGCATGGCCGCCGTCGAGCAGTTGCAGGAACTGGGTGCGACGGCGGCGTTCTTCCGCGCCGATGTGACGAACAAGGCGGACGTGAGCGGATCGGTCGCAGCCTGTGTCGATCGCTTCGGCAGCATCGATATATTGGTGAACAACGCCTATCGTGGTTCCGGTCCCGGCCGCATCGAGGCCAAGCCGGACGACCTGTTCGCAAGCGCCATGGACATGTGCCTCTATGCCGCGAAATGGTCGATGGAGGCTGCTTTCCCGCATATGCGCGCGCGCCATTGGGGACGCATCATCAACATCGCGTCGCTGAACGGGGTGAACGCCCATATGGGCACGGCCGAATATAATGCCGGCAAGGAAGCGTTGCGCGCTTATACCAGAACGGCGGCGCGCGAATGGGCGGGCTATGGCATTTGCGCCAATATCATCTGCCCGGCCGCCGCATCGGCCAGCTATCGCCGCTTCAGGGAAATGGCGCCCGATGTCGCCGCCGCGACCGCCGCGGCCAATCCGATGGGGCGGATGGGCGACCCGGAGGCCGACATCGGCGGCGTCGCGCTGTTCCTGGCGAGTGAGGATGCGCGCTATCTGACCGGCAACACGCTGTTTGTCGATGGCGGGGGCCATATCAACGGCGTGCCCTGGGTGCCGGATCTCGGCCCTGACGGCTGA
- a CDS encoding nuclear transport factor 2 family protein, with protein MFKCIALLRRRPDLSRQAFIDYYETRHSVLIRSLLPGIIDYRRNYVETDGAFLFPGAGLMDFHVVTELRFADRAAYDRFVARAAEPDVARQIAEDEAHLFDRSATRMFVVEERASAIAHDPAAALLDERAIMRGLSRFARILDTKQWDRLGDVFAQDIRFDYGTGREEQGMAALTRNMRRFLDRCGGTQHLIGSVIIDLDGDRATSRAYVQARHQRIDDAAGPIFDSNGEYIDQWERQVDGWRIVRRDAIWATHSGDPAILQAGAADLG; from the coding sequence ATGTTCAAATGCATCGCCCTGCTGCGCCGCCGGCCCGATCTCAGCCGTCAGGCCTTTATCGACTATTATGAGACGCGCCATTCTGTCCTGATCCGCAGCCTCCTGCCCGGCATCATCGACTATCGCCGCAACTATGTGGAGACGGACGGCGCCTTCCTGTTTCCCGGTGCCGGGCTGATGGACTTCCACGTCGTGACCGAACTGCGCTTTGCCGATCGCGCCGCCTATGACCGTTTCGTGGCGAGAGCCGCCGAACCCGATGTCGCGCGTCAGATCGCGGAGGATGAAGCCCATCTTTTCGACCGTAGCGCCACCCGCATGTTCGTGGTCGAGGAAAGGGCCAGCGCCATCGCCCATGACCCCGCCGCCGCGCTGCTGGACGAACGGGCGATCATGCGCGGCCTGTCACGCTTCGCCCGCATCCTCGACACTAAACAATGGGATCGGCTGGGCGATGTATTCGCGCAGGACATCCGCTTCGACTATGGCACCGGCAGAGAGGAGCAGGGCATGGCGGCGCTGACGCGCAACATGCGGCGTTTCCTTGACCGCTGCGGCGGCACCCAGCATCTGATCGGCAGCGTCATTATCGACCTGGATGGCGACCGCGCGACCAGCCGCGCCTATGTGCAGGCGCGTCACCAGCGGATCGACGATGCAGCCGGGCCAATTTTCGATTCCAACGGCGAATATATCGACCAGTGGGAAAGACAGGTCGATGGCTGGCGCATCGTCCGGCGCGACGCGATCTGGGCCACCCATAGCGGCGACCCCGCCATCTTGCAGGCGGGCGCCGCCGATCTTGGCTGA
- a CDS encoding alpha/beta hydrolase: MAEWIHRHARINGIAMHYVEQGEGPLLILCHGFPHLWLSWHRQIPALAAAGWRVVAPDMRGMGQTDAPAPIAAYDVDHIVGDLTGLLDHLGETQAVFAGLDFGLFAIYDLAHRHPKRVRGIIALQNPHYPERPDISPLAEAAEWATRHFLHIHYFVPVGPADRDLAARPRTFLHRVFHALSGDFHYADIWRHPPGTAYIDALPEAPPLPWRWLEKWELEWFVSEYSRSGFTGGLNWYRAMDLRWQQRAAFRGRKTSQPFYFIGSDRDVDLELWHGDDPIPAIADHHGDVRRVELLSDAGHMIQLESSSAVTALMIEFLRDFI, translated from the coding sequence ATGGCAGAATGGATACACCGCCATGCCCGCATCAACGGCATTGCCATGCACTATGTCGAGCAGGGCGAAGGACCACTGCTCATCCTGTGCCACGGCTTTCCACATCTCTGGCTAAGCTGGCACCGGCAAATCCCGGCATTGGCGGCGGCAGGCTGGCGCGTTGTGGCCCCTGACATGCGGGGAATGGGACAGACGGATGCCCCCGCCCCGATCGCCGCTTATGATGTCGATCATATAGTGGGCGACCTTACCGGACTGCTCGATCATCTGGGCGAAACCCAGGCCGTGTTCGCAGGACTGGATTTCGGCCTGTTCGCCATTTACGATCTGGCCCATCGCCATCCCAAACGGGTGCGCGGCATCATCGCGTTACAGAATCCGCACTATCCCGAACGGCCGGACATTTCGCCGCTGGCAGAGGCGGCCGAATGGGCGACGCGCCATTTTCTGCACATCCATTATTTCGTCCCGGTCGGACCCGCCGACCGGGATCTGGCAGCCCGCCCCCGCACCTTCCTGCATCGCGTATTCCATGCCCTGTCGGGCGATTTCCACTATGCCGACATCTGGCGCCATCCTCCCGGCACGGCCTATATCGACGCCTTGCCCGAAGCCCCTCCGCTGCCCTGGCGCTGGCTGGAGAAATGGGAACTGGAATGGTTCGTGTCGGAATATAGCCGCAGCGGCTTCACCGGCGGGCTCAACTGGTACCGCGCCATGGACCTGCGCTGGCAGCAGCGCGCCGCCTTTCGTGGCCGCAAGACCAGCCAGCCCTTCTACTTCATCGGCAGCGACCGGGATGTCGACCTGGAACTGTGGCATGGCGATGATCCCATCCCCGCCATCGCCGACCATCATGGCGATGTCCGCCGGGTCGAGCTATTGTCGGATGCCGGACATATGATCCAACTGGAATCATCGTCGGCAGTGACCGCGCTGATGATCGAATTTCTCCGTGACTTTATCTGA
- a CDS encoding TonB-dependent receptor encodes MTTNNRRQRRALLCASAMAAASMMTSSAFAQSEPPTEMQADNGGIADIIVTANRREERNQDVPIAITALSADRLQQQGIAKEQDLQASVPSLVVGPNGQGSRESQSFTIRGQGATFQASPGVVVYMNEVPLPAGITLSQQGGPGNFVDLENLQVLSGPQGTLFGRNTTGGAVLLTPKKPTNDFSGWIQGRIGNYDRREIEGAINIPVIADKLLVRAVGAFHDRDGYTKDVTYNKDRDDEHWYSGRIGITFRPTETIENYLMVYGSKSSTNGTGFIHKAFNIDGLKGYGLCREGATIPFAVASCNVYRAADAKAAALGPRATALGIDEFSRTQTWGVTNTTSVDLSDTLTLRNIFSYQKLKLDYSYDSDATVLQQHEVDPNSYPAPGTVLLPGDGTPVTYANIYDAGLPRDNLRQITEEVQLQGTALDKHMTYTVGGFYYKQKPDGRQAGGAIVYCPAAFTGFCPASRSEYGSGQTSKALYAQGTFDFGAVTPGLEGLRLTAGYRYTWDTIFGFSGNYTPQADGLTAKCGSTAEIVPIAGAMEACTYSARFKSSASTWVAGLDYKVTPTTLIFGKVSRGYKSGGFNQQAVFATTRTFKPETVTNYEVGFKSDFRIANVPFRLNATGYILDYKDIQRAGADYNPSSGAGGAVVRNADARIKGIELEASVQPFKGLEIGGNFSHTDAKYKTYEYVTPTGGFGCNGLVAAGGRLDLSCLPFQFVSPYIWSIHTNATIPVGDDMGDLNFFVNYSHTSRQYTDPGVLPALQPGAYLEPFGLLNMSLDWKGVARSGLDIGLFVTNATNKLYRVSNANVYNQGGLLYATTLYGEPRMYGLRLKYRFGGE; translated from the coding sequence ATGACCACGAACAACCGGCGGCAACGCCGGGCGCTGCTTTGCGCCTCCGCCATGGCGGCGGCCAGCATGATGACCTCATCCGCCTTCGCCCAGTCCGAACCGCCGACCGAAATGCAGGCCGACAATGGCGGCATTGCCGACATCATCGTTACGGCCAACCGCCGCGAGGAACGCAATCAGGACGTGCCGATCGCGATCACCGCGCTGTCCGCCGATCGCCTGCAACAGCAGGGCATCGCCAAGGAGCAGGATCTCCAGGCAAGCGTGCCATCGCTGGTTGTCGGTCCCAACGGTCAGGGATCGCGCGAATCCCAGTCCTTCACGATCCGCGGACAGGGCGCGACCTTCCAGGCCTCGCCGGGCGTGGTGGTCTATATGAATGAGGTGCCGTTGCCCGCCGGCATTACCCTGTCGCAACAGGGCGGCCCCGGCAACTTTGTCGATCTTGAAAATCTCCAGGTTCTTTCCGGACCACAAGGCACCCTGTTCGGCCGCAATACGACCGGCGGCGCCGTGCTGCTGACGCCCAAAAAGCCGACCAATGACTTTTCCGGCTGGATTCAGGGCAGGATCGGCAATTATGATCGCCGCGAGATCGAGGGTGCGATCAATATCCCGGTTATCGCAGATAAATTGCTGGTTCGCGCAGTAGGCGCCTTCCACGACCGCGACGGTTACACCAAAGATGTGACCTATAACAAGGATCGTGACGACGAACATTGGTATTCGGGGCGCATCGGCATCACCTTCCGGCCGACCGAAACCATCGAAAACTACCTCATGGTCTATGGTTCCAAGTCCAGCACCAACGGCACGGGCTTCATCCATAAGGCATTCAATATTGATGGGTTGAAGGGCTATGGCCTTTGTCGTGAAGGCGCGACCATCCCGTTTGCGGTTGCATCGTGCAATGTCTATCGCGCAGCCGATGCAAAGGCGGCTGCGCTTGGTCCAAGGGCCACTGCACTGGGGATCGACGAATTTTCCAGGACACAGACCTGGGGCGTCACCAATACGACCAGCGTCGACCTGTCCGATACGCTGACACTGCGTAACATCTTCAGCTATCAGAAGCTGAAGCTCGACTATAGTTATGACAGCGACGCCACCGTGTTGCAGCAGCATGAAGTCGACCCCAACAGCTACCCCGCGCCCGGCACGGTGCTGCTGCCCGGCGACGGCACGCCCGTCACCTATGCCAACATCTATGATGCCGGCCTGCCGCGCGACAATCTGCGGCAGATCACCGAAGAAGTGCAGCTTCAGGGGACCGCGCTCGACAAGCATATGACCTATACGGTCGGCGGCTTCTACTACAAGCAGAAGCCTGACGGCCGGCAGGCGGGTGGCGCGATCGTCTATTGCCCGGCGGCTTTCACCGGATTCTGTCCGGCTTCCCGCAGCGAATATGGATCGGGCCAGACATCCAAGGCGCTCTACGCCCAGGGCACTTTCGATTTCGGTGCGGTCACGCCGGGGCTGGAGGGGCTGCGCCTGACCGCCGGCTATCGCTACACCTGGGACACGATTTTCGGTTTTTCCGGAAATTACACGCCCCAGGCTGACGGTTTGACCGCCAAATGCGGATCAACCGCCGAAATCGTGCCGATTGCAGGAGCGATGGAAGCCTGCACCTACTCGGCACGCTTCAAGAGCAGCGCGTCGACATGGGTTGCCGGCCTTGACTATAAGGTGACGCCGACCACCCTGATCTTCGGCAAGGTCAGCCGCGGTTACAAGTCGGGGGGCTTCAATCAGCAGGCCGTGTTCGCGACGACCCGCACCTTCAAACCCGAAACCGTGACCAACTATGAAGTCGGCTTCAAGTCCGATTTCCGCATTGCCAATGTCCCCTTCCGCCTCAACGCAACCGGCTACATCCTGGATTATAAGGACATCCAGCGTGCCGGCGCGGACTATAACCCTTCATCGGGTGCCGGCGGGGCCGTCGTGCGGAATGCCGATGCACGGATCAAGGGTATCGAGCTGGAAGCATCGGTGCAGCCGTTCAAGGGGCTCGAAATTGGCGGCAATTTCAGCCATACCGATGCGAAGTACAAGACATATGAATATGTCACGCCGACAGGCGGCTTTGGTTGCAACGGGCTGGTCGCTGCGGGAGGCAGGCTTGACCTGAGTTGTCTGCCCTTCCAGTTCGTTTCCCCCTATATCTGGAGCATTCACACCAATGCGACGATCCCGGTCGGCGACGATATGGGCGACCTCAACTTCTTCGTGAACTATTCGCACACTTCACGGCAATATACCGATCCCGGCGTTCTTCCCGCGTTGCAACCCGGAGCCTATCTGGAACCGTTCGGCCTGCTCAATATGTCGCTCGACTGGAAGGGCGTCGCGCGCAGCGGACTGGATATCGGCCTGTTCGTCACCAACGCAACGAACAAGCTCTATCGGGTCAGCAACGCCAACGTCTACAATCAAGGTGGCCTGCTCTACGCGACGACCCTCTATGGTGAACCGCGCATGTATGGTCTGCGCCTGAAATATCGCTTCGGCGGGGAATAG